The window AGACCGTGGAATGACCAGCTCCGATCACAGCACCTTTGGGTGGCAGTTCGGCCTTGCCCTGGAGAACCTCAATGACCAGGTCAATCACTGCCGCGATCTGGTGGCTCTCCGGCGGACAGCCGGGCATGAAATAATCCACATCCACGATCTGGGCCAAGGTATGTACCCGGTCCTTCATGGCTGGAATGGTGATCTCACCCTCTGGTACCTGGGTTACGGTCTGCGGGCGGATATTATCCGGGTTATCCGTGGTCAGGGTGGTATAGGCGGTGTCGATGAGTTCGGCAACAGGGAAGAGGTTGCCCAGGCCGGGCACACAGCCCTCGGTGGCGCAGGAGCCAAAGGAAACCAGCAGCTTAGATTTCTTCCGCATCAGGTGAGCCATGTGCTCATTCTCCTCATTGCGGATGGAACCATTCCAGAGGCAGAGCAGGATCTCCTCATCTTCCAGGGCCTCTACATCCTTGACCTTAGCATCCATAGCCACGGGCCAGAAGGCAATATCGAAATTGGCATCCACATCCAGGATCTTCTCATGGATATTGATGACCGCAATCTCGCAGCCACCGCAGGAGCCGGACCAGTACATAGCGAATTTTGGTTTGCTCATGCTGTCACCTCCACAGGAGTCTGCTGCGGGTTGTGTTGAGATTTCTCTTGTTTCTCTTGCTGTAGGTTTTTATGCCAAGCCAAGGGGCCTTGGTCACGGATCTCCTCAACAAAGGAATTGATGTCCTTGGTCAGCTTTGTCCCCTCAGATGCACTGGTCCAGGTCAGTTTGACCCGCTCCGGGGCAATACCCAGGCCTTTCAGCACTCGTCGCAGAAGGAGCCAGCGGCTTTGGGCCTTGTAGTTCTGTTCAATATAATGACATTCGCCGGGATGACAGCCCGTGATCAGGACACCGTCTGCGCCACCGGACAGGGCCTTCATTATAAAGGTGGGGTCCAGGCGACCGGAACACATCAGCCGGACCAAGCGGACATTGGGGGCGTAATGCATTCGGGCTGTACCTGCCAGATCGGCAGCCCGGTACGAGCACCAGTTACAGGTGAAACAGATGATCACCGGTTCAAATTGTTCGCTCATTATTGACTCCTCTTATGCGTCAGCCAGAGTAACGTCCATCAGCAGGCCGTCGATCTGGGCGAGTATCTGGTCATTGCTAAAGCCGGTGCCGCTGATTGCTCCGGCAGGACAGGCTGCCACGCAGGTGCCGCACCCTTGGCACAGGGCCGGGTTGATTTCGCTGACCTTGCGGTCTTCCAGGAAGGTGATCGCGTTAAACGGACAGAGGCTGTTACAGATGCGGCAGCCTGAGCACTGCCCCTGATAGACGCTGGCCTTGATGGGTTCCAGGGTAACTTCACCGCGCATGATCATATTCAGGACCCGGGCTGCTGCTGCGCTGCCCTGGGCCACTGAGCTGGGGATGTCCTTGGGGCCGGTTGCTGTGCCAGCAATAAAGATACCCTCGGTCATGGTGGAGATGGGGTCCAGCTTGGCGTGCTTTTCAGTAAACCAGCCATTGGCGGAACAACCGATACCAAAGAGTTTGCCGGTCTCCTTGGCATCATGACGCGGCTCCATACCAATGGAGAGGATGACCATGTCCACAGGAATCCGGCGCTGTTTGCCGATCAGGGTGTCTTCCACCTGGATCATCAGCTTGCCTTCCTCGCTTGCCTTGCGGGCTGCATCCGTGACCTGGGCCACCTTGCCCCGGACAAAGAGGGTGCCTTCTTCCAGGACGCGCTGATAGAACTCATCATAGGCCTTCATCGGGGTCCGCATATCAATATAGAAATCATAGACCGTGGCCCCGGTGCGTTCCTTGACCAGATGGGCGAATTTCAGGCTCTGCATACAGCAGATATTAGAGCAGTAGTTATTATAATTCCGATCACGGGAACCCACACAGTGGATAATACCCACGGTCTTGGGGGTCGTCTTCCCATCCCGCAGGACAATATCACCTGAAGTCGGGCCAGCAGCATTACACATCCGCTCAAACTCAATGCTGGTAAAGACATTGGGTAAGCGACCGTAACCGTAGTTGCTCATTTTGCGGGCATCAAAGAGATCATAACCTGTGGCCAGGATGATATTACCCACATCCACGGTCAGGAATTCTTCTTTTTGCTCATAGTCAATGGCCTCGGTGGGACAGGACTTCTCGCAGACCTTGCAGGTGCCTTTTTGGAAGAAGTTGCAGTTTGCTGTATCAATGACCGGATACTTGGGCACGGCCTGGGCCGAGCTGGTGTAGATGGCCTTGCGGTAACCGATACCTGCTTCGTAGCCCTGATCAACGATCTTTTTCGGGCATTTCTCGACACAGATCCGACAGCCTGTACACAGCTCCTCTTTGAGATAGCGGGGCTTCTTTTTGATCGTGACTGAGAAGTTGCCCACATAGCCTGCAACGTTGGTTACTTCGCTCCAGGTCATCAGCTCAATATTGGGATGATTGCCCGCCTCAAACATGCGTGGGGTCAGGATACAGGCGGCACAGTCCAGGGTGGGAAAGGTCTTGTCAAACTGGGCCATGTGACCGCCAATGGAGGCATCCCGTTCCACCAGCCAGACTTTTTTGCCAGCATTGGCAATTTCCAAGGCTGCCTGAATACCTGCAATACCTCCGCCCACCACCAAGGTGTCCGGGTGGATAGCAACCTTGAGTTCCTCAAGCGGCTCATTCTCAATAACCCGCTCAACCGCACCGGTCACTACTGCTTTGGCCTTGGCCGTGGCTGCTTCCTTATCCGTATGCACCCAGGAAACCTGCTCGCGGATGGAGGCCAGCTCGGTGAGGTAGGGATTCAGTCCTGCCCGTTTACCGGCATTGCGAAAGGTCAGCTCATGGAGATGAGGGGAGCAGGCCGCAACCACCACCCGATCCAGGCCCAGCTCTTTGATGTCCTGTTCAATCAGCTCCTGACCAGGGCTGGAGCACATAAACTTATAATCACGGGCAATGACGACTCCTTCCGCGCCAAGGCCCTCAGCAGCCCAGTCCCGCACCTTTTCCACATCCACCGTGTGCGAGATATTGGTACCGCAATGGCAGACATAGACGCCGATCTTTTTTGTCTTGTCGTTACTCATGCTTTTACCTCCTCTGCGCAGGGTCTTTTGTATTCCGGGGTCTTTGCAGTCTTTCGCATACAGGGCGGCATGGGCAGTCCTTCCTGCTGGTGCTGTTTTCCTTCAGCAAGGGCAGCTTCCGGGATATCCATGCCGATTCGGGACAAAGCCTTTGCTGTGCTGGTGATCTCACTGCCAAAGCCCAGTTTCTCCGGCGGAAAGCCCAGGGCCAGTCCCACCAGCTGGGAGAAAAAGACAATAGGCATCTCGTAATCAGTGCCGTAATGGCTGTTGGTCTCGCCCTGATAGGCATCCACATTGAGCTGGCACATGGGGCAGACCGTGACCATGATATCTGCCTTGCTCTTTTCTGCCGAGGAAATCAGGCGGCGAATCAGTTCATAGGCCGTGTCCGGGCCGATCTGGGTCATATGGCCGCCACAGCAGGTGGTCCCGCCTGGAAAGTCTACGACCTCAGCACCAATAGCTTTGAGGACATCAATCAGCTCTGTGGGATGTTCCGGGTCAGACCAGCGTTTATTATAATCCGGACGAGGGACCATGCAGCCTGTGTACGGGGCAACCCGCAGGCCCTTGAGCGGTCGGACAACCTTTGCTTTCAGGGTATCCAGGCCGATATCGTTAATCAGCACGTCCAGCAGATGGCGGATATCCAGAGAGCCTGGTGTGTACTGGAGGTTGCCTGCGGCTAAGGCCTCGTTGACCTTTTTCCCCAGAGCTGGCCGTTCAGCCATGTAATAATCAGCCTTGGCAAGATTGAGATAACAGGCTGAACAGGAGGAAAGGACCGTCTTCTGACCCGTCTTGGCAGCCAGGGCCAGGTTACGGGCAATCAGGGAATAGGCAGGGATGAGATTGATGCCCACATACTCGGTGGCACCGCAGCAGTTCCAGTCGTCGATTTCCTGGAGGTTGATGCCCAGCGGTTGGGCGATCTCCATCAAGGAGTCATAGTAGGCCTTGGCATTGCTTTCCATTGCGCAGCCCGGATAGAAGATGTAATCACTCATGGGCCAGCTCCATTTCCTTGGCTTTATTGAGGATGGCTGTGAGTTGGTCCATCCCCTTTATTGTTGTTGGCTTCATGTTGAGACGTCCTTTTTTCAGCATATCCAGTCCCATTGCAGCTGTACGTATCATACGCAGGGGCGAATGCTTGAGGTAATGGCGGGTTGCGAGGCCGAACTCGTAGCTGCGGCCATATTTTTCCACCATCTCCACAAAGGTCTCTGAAAAGTCCGGTGCTGATGAGTCGCGGTACTTCTTTTCCTGGATAGCCATAGACTTGAGGGCGTACATAACATCGGTGATATGGACGTTTTGTGGGCAGCGGACAACACAGTGGTAGCAGGAAACGCAGATCCAGGGGGTGTTGCTCAGTAAGGCCTCTTCCCGCATACCGGCCCGTAGCATGGCAAACAGGGTGCGCGGGGTGTGATCCATATCCATCTCAGAGGGGCAGGAACCACCGCAGCTTCCGCACTGGATACACATCTCCAGGCGGGAGACACCGGCTGTCTTCATACTGACTTCATGGAGGAGGGAAAGGTCTTCGTCGTGGTCTAAGCGTGCATGTACATGTTCTACGGGTTTTTTGGACATAGGGCGTCCTCCGGGGTTGCAGCTTGCATTTTTGAAGGTTCAAAAAAGAAAGGCATTCGTTTTGGTACGATGTGTTACATCTTTGTGGCACGTTGTGGTTGCAATCGTAAACTATACCTTGTACGTGATATGTTGACAACGGTATTTTGTCGATAGAATTGAGATCGAGACCGGACAATGTCACCTTGGATAATGCCCTTTTGAATAATAATAGGGGACGTACCCCGTTAAATCCGCACATCATTAACCTCTTCTCCTCCCCCAACCCTACTTCATACATCCACGAACAACCTGACCATAGGATTAACCGCTTGAGATTATTTGATCTGGTTCTTGTGTCGCTTTCTTCCCTGTCAGTTGAGAAGCCAACTGATTGATATTGTCATTTTGTTATTTTTCCGTGCGAGCCACCCTCTCTGTCCTGCCAACCTGCCCCGTTCTGAATAGCAGCAAAAAGCATTTATTCTGCTACTGCAACAAGATCGACAGAAGAAAATATTTGACAGAGAACGAATAATTGATAATAATTATCAAAAGGGCGTAGTCTTATTACGAACAACTTCGATTGATATTTAATCTTCACATTAATTCGGGACATTGAGATATATGGGTAAAATAGTTAGAAAAAGCAGCCAAGTAACACTTGTTCTCGTAACGACCCTGCTGTCAATTTCTCTTGCGTTATTGATCGTATTCATCGGTTACAAGGTAATGGACGACCAAATACGAAAAACAGAAATAATAATGACGATCATTGCACCGTTGGTCATTTCATCAACCGTGACTTGGTATCTTTATGGATTAATAAAAAGGTTGGAGAGTCTTGAGCAGGAACTGAGACAGAGGATAACAAAAGAGAAGGAAGCAGTATATTTTGCAACGATTCGCGGGGCACAGCACATTACCAATAACCTTCTGAACGGGCTGATTCTGGTTGATATGGAAATAGAGAAGCATCCTACTTTCAATAAAGAGACGGCAATGTTATTTCATGAGATGCTGTATGAAGCAAAACAATTAATTGATAAACTGTCGTCTGTAGATTTAATCACCCCTGAATCAATAAAAAAATCCGTTGAACCAACTTAAACAACCTTTCGTGGCAGTTTGGCACTGGGCTCCAACAGCAGTAAATGCTTCCTTCATGGACGGTGCGGTGTTAACTTAAATGAGCTGACCCAGAAGGACGAGGAGGCTGTCCGCTACATGCAAAACAATGTCGCCTTGAAATTCTGGCCAAGACGGTAAGGCAGGCACTGCAATGAGAGCCTGACAGCAGATATTTTTTGAATTCCATCAGATAAAGTGCTTTTATTGTATGTAGAGCTCCTTTTTCTGTTCCAAACAGCTCAAAAAAGACAACTGCGGAAAAATATAAACAATGAAGCGACATATCTACACCTTCCTCCTCTGTCTGATTCCTGCCATACTGACCAGCCCCTCTGTTTTCTCTGCTGAAAAAGAAGAGAAGACTCTGTCCGCCTATCTTGAACAAGCACTTGTCAGCAATGATGCTCTGCTGGCAGCGCGTGCCGAACTCCGAGCCGCCTCGGCAAAGGTGCGTCAGGCTGGGGTACTGCCGGACCCGAAACTTGAAATCCAGTATTATCTCCAGCCTGTCGAGACCAGAACCGGGCCGCAACAGGCGGCTCTGGGGATCGGTCAGGGCCTGCCTTGGTTCGGCAAACTTCCTCTGATGCGTAAACTGAGCAGCCATGACGAGGCCATTGCAGGCGCAAAAATCGCGGTAGTAGAGTTGGATGTGGCACGGCAAATCAAAACAGCCTATATTGAGTATTGCTTTCTTGGCCGCTCCCAACAGGTTGTGGCGGATAACCTTGAACTGCTTCGTTACCTTGAAGGGGTGGCCCGTAGTCGTTATACAGGAGGGAAAGCAACCTATTTTGATGTGCTCAAGGTTCAGGCGGAACTGACCCGAACACAGGATAAAGCCCGGACTCTGGAAGATCAGGCATCTCCTCTCCGAATCCGCATCAATAATCTGTTGGGCACGGAACCGGAGCAGGCACGGGCCGTGCCAAAGCGTCTGCCTAATGTTGTTCTGAAAAAAAAGGAACATGCTCTTTACACCCTTGCACTTCAAAATGCTCCCCTGCTCCGGGCAGCACAGGAGCGCATTGCCAAGGCGCGAACCGGCAGGGATTTGGCGGAAAAGGATTTTTATCCTGACTTTCAGGTGTCGCTGAAAACTATTCTGACCGGATCTGCCGAATACGGCGATCCGCCGGACAGCGGTTCTGATCCGGTGATTGCCGGAGTCAGCATGACCCTGCCCATCTTCCGTGACCGCCGCCGTGCCAAGGTGGTTGAACAAAATGCAGGTATCAAGGCGGCCCGATCATTAGAAGAGGAGCAGAAGCGGGGCCTGAAAAACAGGATTGAGCAGGGCCTGTACGCTTACCGGGATGCGGAGCGCAGAGTGGCCCTGTACAGGGATGAGTTACTTCCCAACGCCCAACAACAGATTGAGGTTGCGGTCAGCGGATTCCAGAGTGGAAAAAACTCCATCCTGGAAATGATTGATGCGGAACAGAGCCTGCTGACCTTTTCTCTGGCGGCAAGCCGCGCCCTAGCTGACAGGGCCTTGGCTGTGGCCGGGTTGGAAGCGCAGGCCGGGGTTGTGCTGGCGACCTGGGAAGAGCCGGACGTCGCAGAACCGAACGACGCGGAAGATATAAAAGAAGTTGAACCAGGAAAGAAATAAAGCTGTCTAGGCGGTCGAAACATCGACGGCCTGTTATCCAACCAACATAAACACAAAGGAGTTCATCATGCGTATTCTTAAAACATGCAGCCTTGCCAGTCTGTGTCTTCTCATACTGCTGAGTTTCGCAGGCAGCGTTTTCGCTGCTGAGCAGACCAAATGTCCGGTCATGGGCGGTGATATCAACAAGGAAATCTATGCTGATCATGAAGGAAAACGAGTCTATTTCTGCTGTGCGGCCTGTCTTCCCCAATTCAAGGAAGACCCGGAAAAATACCTAGCCAAGATGAAAGAGGCGGGCGTTGAGCCGGAGGCTGTCCCGGCGGAGAACGTTGATGCTGCTTCGGTGGAGAGCGGTGATGCGGCCCCAGTCGAAAACATGGATCATACCGAGCACGTAAAATAAAACCACGAGGAACCGTATCATGCAGGATCTGCTTTTTCGACTGAGTGCTGTTTTCTTGTGCTGTTGCTTTTTGCTGCTGCCGGGAGGTTTACACGCGGTACACGCGGAAACAGATCCTGCGTCTGGACATGAACAGAGCCCGGAAACCGTCTGGACCTGCTCCATGCATCCGCAGATCCAGCTTCCAGAATTCGGCCAGTGCCCTCTCTGTTTTATGGATCTGATTGAGGTCGAAAAGCAGAGCAATGAAGAACGGCAGAGCCTACGCCAGATATCCCTGGACAGCAGGCAGAGGAAATTAGCCGAGGTGGAGGTGCGGAGCGTCATTCGAGGGCATAATGATACGGCGGCTGAAATTCAGATCTTTGGGCGAATTGACTATGACGAGACCAGCGGCAGCACCATCACCTCCTGGGTCGATGGTCGGCTCGACAAACTCTTTATTGATTACACCGGCTCTCCGGTAAAACGTGGGCAGGCCGTGGCCAAGGTCTACAGCCCGGATCTATTCACTGCCCAATCCGAGCTTATTCAGGCTGCCAGGGAGTTTGAACGCACCAGGCAATCGGGCAACGATCTGGTCAAAAAAATGGCCGCCCGAACCCTTGATGCTGCTCAAGAGAAATTGCGTCTGCTGGGTATCGGCAAAAAGCAGCTCCAGGCCATGCAACAGCAGCAAAAGCCTACCGATCATATCACCCTGACCGCCCCTTTATCCGGTATTGTGATTGAAAAACATGTCAACGAAGGTATGTATGTCAAGACCGGCATGCCCATTTATACCCTGGCAGATCTGACCAAGGTATGGGTGATTCTTGAGGTCTACGAGACCGATCTTCAGGCGGTCAGCATGGGGCAGAAGGTCGGTTTCACGGTTGAGGCCTATCCGGGGACCGAATTCCAGGGCAAGGTTGTTTATATTGATCCGCTGGTGGATGAAAAAAACAGGACGGTGCGGGTGCGCCTGAATGCCGATAACAGAACAGGGAAGTTGAAACCCGGCATGTTTGTCCGGGCCGAACTCTCCGCAGTCGCAGACAAAAGCGGGACATCCCGGTTACTGGTCCCCTCCTCTGCGCCCCTGCTCACGGGTAAGCGGGCCTTGGTCTATGTGCAGGTACCGGATAAACCGGGAACCTATGTGGGCCGGGAAGTGGTGCTCGGTTCAAAGCTGGGCGAATATTATGAGGTGAAAGACGGACTCAAGGAGGGGGAACTGGTTGTTGTGCGAGGTAATTTCAAAATTGACTCGGCCATTCAGCTCCAAGCTCGTCCTTCTATGATGAATCCCTATAGCGGAAGTACTGAAAAAGCCAAGGACTCCCTGCCGCAACTTTTTGTTTCCCGGCTGGATCTCCTCAACCAAGCTTTTGTTGCCCTATCCAGAGAGGCCCATAAAAAGGGGTCTGAGCAGTATCCCACCGCTTTGAAAAAATTCAGCAATGCCCTGCGTGCCATAGGAGGAACTGGGATTGACGGGCTTGATGAAGAGACCACCCTAAGTTGGCAGGAGCTTTCCATGCTCCTCAATAATGATATCGTTCTGTTGCAGGAAGCGGAAGGAGATAAGGAGATACGGACGCTCTATACCGAGCTTGCAGAGCATTTTCACCAGCTCAGACAGCGTTTTTCTATTGAAGATCTGCCGTCCGCCCATGCCGCTTCCCCGGAATTGCAGGCAAAGGTGGGTAAGCTCCTCAAAAAATATCTGATTCTTCAACAGAACCTTGCTGCTGATAATGAAGAGGTTGCCAAGAATTCCGTTGTAGCCCTTGCCCCACTGACTGCAACCTTAGTCACTGCTCTTGAGGAAAACGGGAGCGAGGATGCTGCTGGGTTGGCCCAACGCTTGAGCGCAGGCATGAAGGAGCTTGCCAGTACGGAAACGCTGGCGGATATCCGAACCGCTTTTTATCCCTACAGTCAGGCCGTGGTCGAGACCGTGGAAGCCTATGGCAGCAATGATCATACCTCCTGGTTTGTCCACTTCTGCCCGATGGCTTTTGACAATACCGGTGCCTCTTGGCTGGCTCCGTCAGAAGAGATCAATAATCCCTATTTTGGGGCTATGATGCTCCGTTGCGGTGAGGTGCGCAAGCAGCTAACGCAGGAATGACGCAGGAGTGAGGCAGCGTAATTATCCGCTTTTGTTTCATTCAAGCAAATCCACCCGGGGCTGGTCAGTAAAAAAGCGAACAGCGTTCAGCAGCTCAGGGAAATTATAAATAATATAGTCCGGCTCCGTGCCTTCGTATTTTTGCCGACCTTGATTGGATTGGAAAAAGACCGTTTTTAGGCCAAACTGTTGTGCGCCGAAGACATCACGATACATGTCATTACCGACAAAGAGCACCTCTTCCGGTTGGAGCTGCATAGCCTCCAAGGTCATGGCAAAAAGCCGCTGGTCCGGCTTGCGGAAGCCGTGATCACCGGAAACAACCACCGGGCTGAAATAATCAAGCAGACCAACGGCCCGGAGCTCTGGCACGGCCCAGGCAGTTTGCCCGTCCGAGAGGGCTGCTAACTGATAGTGTTGATGCAACTCCTTGATCGTATCTGTCACTCCCCGGTAGCGTTTCAAACGAAAAAGCGAGGCAGCTCGAAAGGTTTCAGCCAGGAAGAGCGGTAGTTGTTCCAGCTTTGCCGCAGGTAAATTGAGGGTGTACGCTGTGGCATGCTGGTCGATTATCTCTTGAAAAATGCCGGTCGCGTTAAACTCAGGATGCTGTTCCCCGCCTGCCTTGCGTTGACTCTTGAGCAGACGATTATACAAATCACGCACCTCCTGCTCGCTTAAGGAAATCCCTTGGTACAGGAGCAGGTTACTGAGGACGCGATAAATTTCACTATGCCATTCATTGGTATTAATGTCCGTGACTGTACCATTAATATCAAAAATCAGGCCCTTGATGATCATATAACCCTCCGTAGGCATTCTTTAGCTTCGTCGATTAAGCAGCGGCGGTAATCCTGAGCAATCCAGCTGTTGCGGGCAATACGCAGCAGGGTGATACCCATGTAAAAAGGTACTCTCGCAGTGATAGAATGGAACGCCTTATCTCTGTCAGGAAAATGGCAGGCATATTCCCAGAGAAAATGGCCGATAAAGGGTTCTGCGGCCTCCTTGCTCCCTGTATCACGCAGGAAAAAATGCTTCAGCTCACCAGTAATACGGCCTATGTCAAAGACGCGATCATCCCGATGCGCCCGCTCCAGATCAAAGGTGCTCACGTTCAGGCCGCCGGTAAACTTGAAATTTTCCGGGGTGGCATCGCCATGCACCAGCACCTCTCGATCTTCCCACATCTGCTTTTGCCGGTGCCACTGATTACGCAGCCAGCGCAGTTCATCCGCTTCTTTTTCCTTAATGCCATGAATCCGCAACAGTTTCCGGATCAGGTGTTCTGTATAATCGCAGGTCGGCGCAAAGTCAACTTTACGACCATTCGCGGTTCGGTTATGGAGTTTCGAAAAAAAATACGCCAAGGCAGTAAGCCGCTGGAAGAGTTTTTCACGTTCGCCACGATGAATGGCTGCAAGAATCACCGTACTCAACAGCTCGCCTTCACAGCTTTCTGTGACCAGGAGGGAATTCAGGGCGTAGTTTCGTCCTAAAGGTCGGGCCACATGATGAGGCGCACCGGTCAGTCCACAGCTACGCATAACATGGAGATTATTAAATTCATGCTTTAGCCGGGCAGCAGCTTTTGTTGCATCCTTGGTTCGGTCGCAGCGAAAGAATTTGCCTATAAATTTTGCACCGCTGTATTTTTCTTCATAGAGGAAAACGTCATTGGAGGCGTTAAGGCGGAAGACTCGATATTTTGCCCGATCAGGCGGTCTGCCGACTTGCGGATGAATTTCATGCCGCAGGTAGCCGTAAAGCGGGTCATCCCTGCGGACATGGCCAAGATATTGCTCATTGCTCATGATATTCAGTCTGTTTTCTTGGCCTACCTAAAAGCCCTCTGTGTCGTAATTCTTACTGACACCGGATGACCTTGAAGCTATCGCAACGGTGGTGGACCGGATTACAGATGGCATTGTTTGAAATAATCATAGTTGAGACATTGACTCCCCTATCTTGTACAAAATCCAGAGCCTTGCTGAATCCTTGGCGTTGACAGAAGGCATCAGCCGCAGGTTTTCCACATCCTTTTCCAAAGGCCATGCACCAGTCGAGCCTATAACCTCGATATGCTGGCATATTAAAGGCGGCATTTTTTTCTTTACATTTTATAATGTTAAAGGAATCGCAGCTATGGTGTTGCGGATTACAGACAGCATGATCCTGAATGGTCATGGTCTCGACTTGAGACTTTTTCTTGGAGAATTGCAAGGCGGAGGGGTGGCCCAGCATTTGACAGAAGGCATCAGCCGCAGGTTTTCCACATCCTTTTTCAAAGGTCTTACACCAGTCAAGGCTGTAACCCCGATTCTGGGGGTTCGGGTAGTCGGTAGCTGCACTCAGCTGAGGAAGATAGGCCGAAAAAAAAAGGGTAATAGCCGTAAAGATGAATTTCGTTTTTATTTTCATGAAGCTCCTCCTGTTGATTGGAAATAATTTTTGTGCCCCTGAATAACTTAACCTTGCTCCTATAGTCGAGAGTCATGCGAGATAACCGGCAACCTCACTGCTGCTCCACTATAATCTTCCGACTCTCGTTCTGCAATTGTTTTACATATTATTTTCTCTAAATTATAGGAACCTGGCACCAATCTTGAGAAATGCGTTGTTTACTTTCGTTGTCCTCAAGCAGACCTCTGTAGCTCGAATTACATTCGACATTTATCCATGCCAGGGATATTGACTTCTTGCCTTGGAAAGCCGAACTCTTTTCCTGAATAATGAATGGCAACGCCCGGCTCTGGCTCCATTAAAAAGTCTGGAATTATCCACGCCTAAATGTTTTCTTGACGCGCGACATTAAACCAAGTCATAATACCGTCGCAGAATACTGTCGTGCGTCATTATAGCAAACTTACAGGTTCATCGTTTCCTACTCACTCTTACCCACAACATTATGTCACGCCAAATACCTCCTGAAGAGTTCATGTAATTGTCCAGGTTCTCGCAGAACATCCCCAAGGGCTCGGAATATCTGCGCTGGAAAAAGCTCTGTCCAGCCATTTGCCGCAGATCAAGCGGCGAGCATTACAACGACGCCTCAAGCGACTCTAGGAGGAAAAACGGATCATCACCGAAGGGGAAAGCATTGCCCTGCGTTACAAACCAGCACCAAATATTGTGCAGGGAGAGAACGACCTTCCAGTCTCTGTGGAAGGAGGTATTATCAGAGGCCTCGTTCGGCAACCGCTCATCCAGCGTAAGCCTATGGGCTATCATCGTTCTTTCCTGGATGAGTACGAAACAGGGCGAACCTTTTATCTTACAGAGGAACTGCGCAGCTAGAGCTAGTTTCATGAGATGGGACGTACCCCGGCAGGAGAACGCCCTGCTGGTACCTATGCCAGAGATATCCTCAACCGTCTGCTGATTGACCTTTCCTGGTCCTCTTCCCGGCTGGAAG is drawn from Candidatus Electrothrix rattekaaiensis and contains these coding sequences:
- a CDS encoding efflux RND transporter periplasmic adaptor subunit; this encodes MQDLLFRLSAVFLCCCFLLLPGGLHAVHAETDPASGHEQSPETVWTCSMHPQIQLPEFGQCPLCFMDLIEVEKQSNEERQSLRQISLDSRQRKLAEVEVRSVIRGHNDTAAEIQIFGRIDYDETSGSTITSWVDGRLDKLFIDYTGSPVKRGQAVAKVYSPDLFTAQSELIQAAREFERTRQSGNDLVKKMAARTLDAAQEKLRLLGIGKKQLQAMQQQQKPTDHITLTAPLSGIVIEKHVNEGMYVKTGMPIYTLADLTKVWVILEVYETDLQAVSMGQKVGFTVEAYPGTEFQGKVVYIDPLVDEKNRTVRVRLNADNRTGKLKPGMFVRAELSAVADKSGTSRLLVPSSAPLLTGKRALVYVQVPDKPGTYVGREVVLGSKLGEYYEVKDGLKEGELVVVRGNFKIDSAIQLQARPSMMNPYSGSTEKAKDSLPQLFVSRLDLLNQAFVALSREAHKKGSEQYPTALKKFSNALRAIGGTGIDGLDEETTLSWQELSMLLNNDIVLLQEAEGDKEIRTLYTELAEHFHQLRQRFSIEDLPSAHAASPELQAKVGKLLKKYLILQQNLAADNEEVAKNSVVALAPLTATLVTALEENGSEDAAGLAQRLSAGMKELASTETLADIRTAFYPYSQAVVETVEAYGSNDHTSWFVHFCPMAFDNTGASWLAPSEEINNPYFGAMMLRCGEVRKQLTQE
- a CDS encoding HAD family hydrolase, with protein sequence MIIKGLIFDINGTVTDINTNEWHSEIYRVLSNLLLYQGISLSEQEVRDLYNRLLKSQRKAGGEQHPEFNATGIFQEIIDQHATAYTLNLPAAKLEQLPLFLAETFRAASLFRLKRYRGVTDTIKELHQHYQLAALSDGQTAWAVPELRAVGLLDYFSPVVVSGDHGFRKPDQRLFAMTLEAMQLQPEEVLFVGNDMYRDVFGAQQFGLKTVFFQSNQGRQKYEGTEPDYIIYNFPELLNAVRFFTDQPRVDLLE
- a CDS encoding phosphotransferase; amino-acid sequence: MSNEQYLGHVRRDDPLYGYLRHEIHPQVGRPPDRAKYRVFRLNASNDVFLYEEKYSGAKFIGKFFRCDRTKDATKAAARLKHEFNNLHVMRSCGLTGAPHHVARPLGRNYALNSLLVTESCEGELLSTVILAAIHRGEREKLFQRLTALAYFFSKLHNRTANGRKVDFAPTCDYTEHLIRKLLRIHGIKEKEADELRWLRNQWHRQKQMWEDREVLVHGDATPENFKFTGGLNVSTFDLERAHRDDRVFDIGRITGELKHFFLRDTGSKEAAEPFIGHFLWEYACHFPDRDKAFHSITARVPFYMGITLLRIARNSWIAQDYRRCLIDEAKECLRRVI